From the genome of Phlebotomus papatasi isolate M1 chromosome 2, Ppap_2.1, whole genome shotgun sequence:
ctttaatattttttttatcataaaggcacaaataataatttattttaccttaaaaaatacagtgggacctcgatagagtcaacccccgatagagtcgatctccattagagtcaacagctatttttttcactctacggactccgatagactcaacttggacccaaattgactccgatagagccaacttggacccaaatttaCTTCGATagtcaacttttcttttttattgaacCAATAATaatatatgattttattatgatcttttcgaaataaaaaccagTTTTATTGTGTATTAACGTAACACTTTGaagacaagaaaaaatatttgtgtaaggatatggtaattttgtgataaaattcgtaggttTATTAACCCTGTAGTGTAATCATTTTTAAAGACcttacttctttaaaaaatgtacatgataaacaATCCTAAAAATTACGcttctaaagaaaacgtgtaaattaattttaactgacatttttaatttaaaatatcagtatCTCAGAAagaaatttggatcaaaaacaaaaataagcaacagaaaattaaaatttttaggcaaattcattaaaaagtaaTCGCCTGTGggtatgaaaattttcttgatgagtAATGCCATTACGCGCgatttttcggtcccgaaaatgtgcataatcccgggactgagtgtatttactaataataaaattattcctaaaaatcattctttaaccctttaacgacgagacactttttacggactgaaaatcaacaataaaaattaaactgagaaacataattaatgataagtcttacatctaaccttggaaagtccaacagagtctgattcggtgtattttgtgcttctatgaacgataggcacaaaaatagcccaaaaatttaagtaatttttctgacaataccaatgaataatatttttcgctttaatgaaaaatattacgtatgagtattgtagtttttattgacAACAGGgttttgcttttaaaaaaaaatggaagtataaaaaataaataaaatcaattatgaatttgagaatttaaaaattcgccatttttgagcttaaatatttactacatagcaaatagttaaatacttgcaaaaaatatcctagattccttcatcCTTCTACTTGATAATTGCGtacaaacttaagaaaaaaataactttaggcagtcaggaaaaattattttctttatgggacaccggtgttccaatcgtccttaaagggttaatctccaacttttgcctaaacacacgacttttttgggccagACGGTATAAAATATatagattaatttaataaaatattctactatcgtgttgaatttatcaatgatctagtacaaacataaaataatactcctttatatcaaaatttcacattttaattgatttttttcggactccgatagagtcaacaaaTCCAATAGagtagagtcaacaggcctggaaataattagttaactctatcgaggtcccactgtactttaaatgaaaaattgtatGACTGTCGCAAGATAAAAAAGCAAGTtacacaaaataataaattgagaaACCCCTTAAGCATTCAACTGCTAACACGACACATTTTACTTACCACGGCAAAGCATGCATTGGGAATGTTTTCTGCTATCTTATCAGCCAGCTTTCCTCCAGGAGCCCTCTCCAGTGAATTATCATTGTAATTCTCAGCTGCACTGTAGTACCCACAAATCTGAAGATCATCTTCAGCTGCAGCAGCCTCTACCTGCAAACACATCCCACATTAAATCACAATTTCAGACCAAGTCCCGACCAATATCTAATACCCACCTGGACAAGAGCCACCTCAGCCATTGGGGAAACATGAAGGCATATGTGAAAGAGCGGAATTGCATCGACAATTTCGTAATTCCGGGATTTTATGGTGTCTCGATTGGCCAACAAAACACCATTCACGGCACAATGTGGATATTTAGCGGCAtgaaacatcatttttgtgtaagCACGTGAGGATATAACTATATCAGACATTGTTGTACAATTTCAATTAGGAAGGTATCAAAAGAATTTAGTATTTcctagaaatatttataaaaatcgcGATTTTTCACGGAAAATGTGTTTTTATTTCGAGACGACACTGTCACTTCTTACATGTCAACCCACTAAATGCCATCAGAGACATCTAGGACAAAAGTTGTTAAAGAACAAGAGCTTTTGATAAAAGCTTCAATTTAaagcacaaaataaaaaatatgaaataactCTGTTGAAGCAccaaaaaattcagaaaaaaacattttggggAATTGATCTTCGATATTACTGACTTATCTTAGGGGAGGCCGAAGCAGCATTATAGCTACGCATGGAATTAGACTTTGGAATGTTATAGCttgccttagaaggaatattgaggaaactacTACTTGTTCGACAGTAAACACCTcctttcctattcattgaaatatttatcagcctgcaacatttttttgattaaattaataCGATATAAAAAATTTCACATGCTGGCCGATCTGcggccccggtctcccctataaatcaaaaaatcttaaaaataacaatttagtaaatgtatatattttaaaataaattgattgctTTATCTTTAAGTTAAGCACTTTTGATACACTTTGGCACTCAAATACTTAAGTTTTGTcattctatattaaaaaaaaagccttgAAGGTAATTAGGGACGTTAACATTACATTATCGTAAAAAGTCTTCAGCTTTTTTAAGCTTTATTATGAAGATGAAATTAatgttatgccgaaaatagacacaggctgatcctcgagaatactcagctcgaaaaatttggtggtaaaggatcagcccaaattatcatacactgaggatttaggatcaagaaTTAGCGTTTTCagtgtaaatttctattaaatctccacactttgagtgctgaaagacttcttaagagCAATATCAATGGATCAACAGATATATGCACtttgaccttcccattactccaatcttaatgcattttaagattttgaaacattgcgtaccattattctccatgttttttcacccgattgacatttcgaaaagcacctaAAACCACCCAATGTGaagttttttattttcagcactggcgctgatgtcgcctaatccccgtaattttACTAAACCTCACAAATTTAGAAGACCAGCCTGATTCTCCAAATTTTGAGCTGATCACACCAATTCTTGACACAAattctcatttttcgggctgaccCCTAAGCAGATccgtgtctattttgggctttagggtTAGCCGATTTAGATCAAATATCCGCCATTTTGTTCAATAACTATTGTCCATTCTAACTCTTTCCGGatcacaacatatccagcgaacgaatttcagtaaaacacactttattgtaactcttagtggtcaaatatgatacttttagagagaaagaattttttcctcctctgggaaattggaaaactcatgggtactctcgtcccctaaagaacgcaaaggatacaaacttcaattttccaaaagccaataatatcaattttgtgaattatttttgcgtgtcaaaggactcctgtacgatgttgataactaaaacaaggtgaattattgaccagtatcttgtgggatgtccaggaagtgctaaaaaggacacccagctcctacttgccaacagattcctcataatattttacacataacactttaaaacacatttctctcaacaggatgttattgtagacacattaagctttctcaagagccaaaaaacacTTAatcgacaatcagaattcaccaaaatctggaagaataggaaaaacttccccgaaagcaacctccctcgctgccaaatgtcaaaattatcggccatattggcaaaaatgtcgctcccgcttggaattttgttacaagtttggtgtcaaaaagcaaatggcgggcattggcggaaTAACcatacatttgacctctagatttttgggaacgagagtacccataaagtttgaacaagttttttgaaaatttaagaaaaattgtttttcgaatttatgcaatctgtaattgttagttatcatacttattggccccgagaggttttccCTTATTCtggtcaaaaatattaaaaaaaaagtcaggatatctgcaaggaagcagaaaatcgaaaattcacgatttttgaccaaaaatatctaagctcaggagttaattaggatcctgcaaaaaatgtcctagatttggacatccttatattttgtacttatccagaagaatcggatttttatcgattctagatagtctaaaaaaattgttgtttccatgggtatccagtgtcccaaaggagacgaaagagttaaagcaaatttgttcaaattcgctggaTTTctccttgttttatcgtgattcttaaaatttgagcgctttttgtaaaatttataatgatattgatgcccaaatctctcgataatttgaatgacattttgccccatatgcccgattgagagagagtctactgtaatacaaGATTtatttctagaattagaataaaagttttaaagaagattaaaagacataattagagaattctatcactgagagaaatccgaaaaagttaaaataacattccagaaatgttaatttcactctgcagtattgatccgaaatcggtgtaaataataccctttttaggtgtattaggggttaaagttatccttttttcatgttaattttacccattttacccttaaagaggtgtaaaattaacattaaaaaatgttgatatatttttacacctaaaaagtgttaatgttatgaggaaaaaatgttaatcgcaccctcttttttttctcagtgatgctattataattcatttattaaacaaaaacatcacaggataattcattttcattgctgaaaacacatatgcatacatgacctcaaaattattttaaatgtaaccgtcgataactcgtccggattacgccgatccggattagagagcggacaGTGTAGGTAAAAagcagtaaattttcaaaaaaaaatcatattattttGGAGTGATGATCCAACCTTCAGAGTCGATCGTTCCGATCATTGAACATCAatcttattttgaaataaaaaatgtatgatCAAGCATTATATTTTTCACATGTTAACCTGCAAGTGGTAACAGAGACATCTAGAATAAATTGCCGTAAAGAACAAGAGCTTTTATAAAAGTTTGAATTCAAAacacaaaatatatataaaagaaaaatgatacgGCAATTGAATAAACAAATTTATACTTGGTaaaagagtaaataaaaattaattatcgtgAGTAATGTCGGCTTCAATTTAAGTTAAATAGATGTATTACTCACGAATTgattaaaagaatttattaagcTGTACTACCTATGTATATCGTTTCTTCTATTACCTAGTGCCGTAAactaattttatgatttcacTCACagctttaaattaaagaaaaatgcgtatttttttctttttgttttattacTAACGTTGTAGAATTTTACCTTATTAATTCTCACTTAAATCTATTGTTGTGGAACTAATATAAccatcattttattttaagtgaaactaaaatgtattaagtgattttttttttctgactcaTAAGATTCACAATATAATAACAGGGGTAAGATTTCAAcggtgataaatattttttcagttttcgaacatttaccctacataAAAATCATTCATGCTTTCTAAGAACCACAATTATGGTATATGGATATCAAATTTATCACTTACTTTTCACTAAATCTCAAGATAATTctaaaatttcttatcaaactGAACATAACACCGTATAATGGAATTTTCTCATGTCATTGACACAGAATCGGTATTATGAATAGTAACTTTAAAAAGCCCAACGTAAATTCAGaagtattttcaattgaaaagaaaattaaatgcgGTATTGtgtttgaaatttatttgaagcCTTGTTCAGCTTGAACTAAAAGTTGGAATAAAATGGTGATAAGATCACCAGAGTAACCTATTTTCCCAAGACTTTAAGTACTTTTATATGAGTTTTTTTCACTCACTTCATCTAATCTATAAGCTCTGTAATTGAAATACATCGATAAACCTAAGATTGTTTGAATACATTTCTTATCGTTATCaagaaaattctcattaaagCTCGTCTTTCCGTTGGAGACACTATAGATAtgaatttatttaactttaactCAAAAAAGAATTTCTTCAACATTTTTCCAAGAGCAATATTTTGAGGACTTCTAATAAACACTAGAGGAATTGCGTACTTATAAATATTGGGTCTCAGCAAAAGTATTAATCTTTTAaatctttcatcgttttatttcTAACTTAAATTTGCACCTTATATACATAACACAGACCTTGATATCTCTATCAATGATTGCTACTATTTGATTAATAACTCATAAATTTTACAACCACAGTTGAActttaatcaaaatattgtaaaaagaaaaaagttacTGAATTGTCAAGTTCAGGCATTTTCTCTCTTCGAGATCATAAAATGATATTTTGTTTTGTCATTTCCAAACATTTTCTCAGTAATGACCTTGAAAAAGGTTTATTCACATTGTTTCAAGTAAAGAATTATATTAACTGACGTTGTGAAGATGTTTTCCTCTTAgcaattaaaaatcattttggcTATATAAATGTATTCAATGCTTTTTTATACCTTCCTTAAGTAAAAACCTGCCATGCATTGTTGAATAAGTCGGAAATCCAATATCTAATTATTCATTATGTCTCAAGGTTGCAAATTAGATCATGCATCATAGGGCTGAGTTTGGTGTTATGTGTGATATTATTACTAAAAACTTGTTAATACAAATAtagaatgtaattaaattaggTAATATGTAAAATAGTTGGTTCTCAGTCGTTTTAACCAAATACTGTATAGTATAACCTTCTGAGAacagtttagtttatatgattttttaaacatttcatcTGCGTTGCAATTCAAAATCAATGACAGGTCcaaataaaaagggacagataatcctaaccggcttatgtaggtgagattcttaacgtgagctagctcggagtgcatgcaaattcgatttagagctgaagttgggagacgccattcagttatcttgaatcaaattcgtgaaattatacaaattttgtatttaaaccaaaatatcaaggatttggatgaactgacagaaaagtgttatatgggtgaaatgtagaccagaatgttctctataattttgccgtagaacttcaactcatcgattactcagaagccaagataagcgaggttttttgtttcttaactcgtttttttcatccatagtgccccaagtgttcatttgttgaacttcaactatatcaaagaattgttgtattttgcgggactttccatttaaacccctattttaagtgtcttagtggagtagaggcagtcaaattggcatctgagtgatttcaaagcgttattattggaaaaatcaatattttcacacttaaacggcaaaatcggacagatagcgtagtctgagcggaaaatgatgtatggacgaaatgtagagacaaatgtgttctacaattatgttgaagtaatcatcaaaattggttcagcgacagtcgagataattgaggttatgtgatattgaaattggtttttcgactgtggcgcccctggtgttggtcccacgaagttcaaatattctagaaagttgtagcatttggtgagatctttcgtttaagccctcactcatcaaaatcggtcacatagaaccggagatatgattttttgaattttgtgaactttgacccctcatatctccggttctgttttaaccacagcgcgcatacgcaccattttggaaacgtcctagactggactacaacatactaaaatttcattaacttgcacaatgccgtttttgagaaaagtgactttgaatttcgatgaattttgacgctatcacagcgccacctgtggtgagtttttgaacttccatctgaaagtgctcatcgagacgaaaccaaaaaggtaaaatttaggtcgctatgttaattagaaccggagatagaggccggtcaatgttcgaactttgaccccttatagctcgggtcaggggttttagatcgacttaaggttttttttgtttgataggtataattaacggctacaacatactaaattttcagcccgatgcacaatggaatttttgagttatttaacttttaagatttaaaaattttctttttaaaaaaagcgcccctagcggtggttttatgaacttgcgatgttagaaggggaagtggcatttcacgagagctttccaaaaagccctcactttttaaattctgacaattagaaccggagttatggccattttaagaaattttttttggacccttatagctcgggtcaggggggtcgggggaccttaagtttggtattgatggaaagctctaaggcccagctataacggccggccggccgctctttggagcttaatagctcctaaactaaaaaagatatcgacttgcggttttcggcaaaggttatatatcgggtgaaaattgcaacttggtgcattgaccccccaccccccacccctccttccgccattttgaagacccccctttttttgttttctcaatagctctgcccctatggcatcgagcgggctcaaattttagtatgttatagctgggccttagagctttccatcaataccaaacttaaggtcccccgacccccctgacccgagctataagggtccaaaaaaaatttcttaaaatggccataactccagttctaattgtcataatttaaaaagtgagggctttttggaaagctctcgtgaaatgccacttccccttctaacatcgcaagttcataaaaccaccgctaggggcgctattattaaaaagaaaatttttaaatcttataagttaaataactcaaaaattccattgtgcatcgggctgaaaatttagtatgttgtagccgttgattatacctatcaaacaaaaaaaaaccttaagttgatccataacccctgacccgagctataaggggtcaaagttcgaacattgaccggcctctatctccggttctaattaacatagcgacctaaattttacctttttggtttcgtctcaatgagcactttcagatggaagttcaaaaagtcaccacaggtggcgctgtgatagcgtcaaaattcatcgaaattcaaagtcacttttctaaaaaacggcattgtgcaagttaatgaaattttagtatgttgtagtccagtctaggacgtttccaaaatggtgcaaatgtgcgctgtggttaaaacagaaccggagatatgaggggtcaaagttcacaaaattcaaaaaatcatatctccggttctatgtgaccgattttgatgaatgagggcttaaacgaaagatctcaccaaatgctacaactttctagaatatttgaacttcgtgggaccaacaccaggggcgccacagtcgaaaaaccaatttcaatatcacataacctcaattatctcgactgtcgctgaaccgattttgatgattacttcaacataatagtagagcacatttgtctctacatttcgtccatacatcattttccgctcagactacgctatcactccgattttgccgtttaagtgtgaaaaaattgatttttcccataataacgctttgaaatcactcagatgccaatttaaCTGCTTCTCtcaaccaagacacttaaaataggggtttaaatggaaagtcccacaaaagacaacaattctttgatatagttgaagttcaacaaatgactacttggggaactctggatgaaaaaacgagttaagaaacaaaaaacctcgcttatcttggcttctgagtaatcgatgagatcatgttctatgggaaaattatagagaacattctggtctacatttcacccatatatcacttttctgtcagttcatccaaatccttgatattttggttcaaatacaaaacttgtataatttcacgaatttgattcaagataactgaatggcgtctccctacttcagcatcaaatcgaatttgcatgcactccgagttagctcacgttaagaatctcacctacataagccggttaggattatctgtccctttggtTTGTTTGCACAACTATGAGGCACGAAAAtctctacctactatccaggaatatagtaatccgtgacacatctcaagaaaaaattaagacagA
Proteins encoded in this window:
- the LOC129803536 gene encoding ER membrane protein complex subunit 8/9 homolog isoform X2, which translates into the protein MSDIVISSRAYTKMMFHAAKYPHCAVNGVLLANRDTIKSRNYEIVDAIPLFHICLHVSPMAEVALVQVEAAAAEDDLQICGYYSAAENYNDNSLERAPGGKLADKIAENIPNACFAVIDNRAVCLNMERSAIKLWQNVDNRWTKVTGKLSQNDVTLSAVSTLLQRGAMKDLVDFDNYLDNTENDWLNLHLNRDLNQILAMY
- the LOC129803536 gene encoding ER membrane protein complex subunit 8/9 homolog isoform X1, with the protein product MSDIVISSRAYTKMMFHAAKYPHCAVNGVLLANRDTIKSRNYEIVDAIPLFHICLHVSPMAEVALVQVEAAAAEDDLQICGYYSAAENYNDNSLERAPGGKLADKIAENIPNACFAVIDNRAVCLNMERSAIKLWQNVDNRWTKVTGKLSQNDVTLSAVSTLLQRGAMKDLVDFDNYLDNTENDWLNLHLNRDLNQILAMY